The genomic segment CACTCCGTCACGCAGGTCATCGTCAAATACTCTCACATCACTAAACTTGCTGTGAACTACTTTGAAGAGAGGTTTGATCTTAAAAAAGGGGACATTTCGAAACTTGAAAGACTGAAAGGCCAGTACATGGGTGAGCTTGAAAAAGTCACCGACCTGAGCGAAGACAGCATTCTCAGGCTGTTGCTGAACGTGATGGAAAATACGACCCGTACCAACTTCTTCAAGCCGAAAGAAGAACATTTCATTTCGATGAAGATAAAATCTTCAGGAATATCGATTATGCCGAAACCTGTGCCAATGGCGGAAATATATGTACATACCCCTTTCGTAGAAGGGGTACACCTTCGCGGAGGAAAGGTCGCGAGAGGAGGTTTGAGATGGAGCGACAGGCCGGATGATTTCCGAACTGAAGTGCTTGGACTGATGAAAACCCAAATGGTCAAAAACGCCATCATCGTCCCTTCCGGCTCCAAGGGGGGATTCGTAATCAAGAAATTCAAGTTTGAAACCCGCGAAGAGAAGGAAATTGTATTTAAAAAACATTACCAGACATTTATAAGGGGTCTGCTTGACCTTACGGACAACATAGTCGAGGGGAAAACCGTACCGCCTGACCATGTAAAATGCCACGATGCGGAGGATCCATACCTGGTTGTGGCAGCCGATAAAGGGACAGCCATGATGTCCGACGCCGCCAATGAGGTTTCGGAAAATTTCTCGTTCTGGTTGAAGGATGCGTTCGCTTCCGGAGGTTCCATTGGATACGACCACAAGAAATTCGGGATCACCGCCAAAGGGGCGTGGGAATGCATAAAAAGGCATTTCAGGGAACTTGGAACGGATATTCAGAACGAATCCATAACCGTTGTAGGTATAGGGAGCATGGATGGCGACGTCTTCGGCAACGGCATGTTGCTGTCAAAAAAGATCAAGCTTGTCGCCGCTTTCAGCCACATACACATTTTCATCGATCCCAATCCCGATCCGGAAACCTCCTACAAGGAGCGCCAGAGGCTTTTTGAAACTCCGCGCACCACATGGGGAGACTACGACAGAAGCAAAATCTCAAAAGGGGGCGGAGTTTATGACCGCACAGCGAAATCTATTCCGATATCCGATGAGATGAAAGAAAAACTCGGGACGAGCAAAAATCAGATGAGCGGACTGGAATTGATACGCACCATACTAACCATGCCTGTCGACCTTATTTACAGCGGCGGAATAGGAACATACTTCCGCGCAACCACGGAATCGTCTTCCGACGTAGGAGACAAGGCAAACGATTCCGTACGAATAAACGCGCAAAAGATCAGGGCGCGCGTTATAGGCGAGGGGGCGAATCTCTCCCTTACCCAGAAAGCCCGCATTGAATACGCTGAAAATGGCGGGATTTTAAATACCGATTCGGTGGACAACTCCGCCGGCGTGGACATGAGCGACCATGAGGTAAATCTGAAAATACTTCTGGAACAGCTCCTTGAGAAAGGGGACCTGAAGGACAGGATCGAAAGAGACGCACTTTTCACTAAGCTCGGCCCGGAGGTAGCAGAGATGGTGCTTCAGGATAATTATCTCCAGAGCCATGGAATATCATTGGATAAAAAGCGGAGCGAAAAGAAGTTCGATCTGTTCTGCGAATACATAGACAAGACTTCCTCGGAAGGGCTGATAGACCGCGAAGATGAAAAGATCCCCGATACAGATGTTCTTCGCGGGTATCCCAAAAAACCGGGATATATGCCGAGGCCTGTGCTTTCCGTTCTATTCGGATATGAAAAGATAAGGATAAAAAAGCTGATAATCGAATCGCCTATAGTTGATACCGCGTTTGCCGCAAGATACCTTTTCGGCTATTTCCCGGCGCAAATAAGGCACGATTATGAGCCGCATATCGCCCAGCATCGCCTGAGAAAAGAGATAATCGCCACCATGATATGCAACAGGATAGTAAACCAGGCCGGAATAACTTTCCTTCATAACCTTGAGGAGACGACAAACGCCAAGCCGTGGGAGATATTAAGAGCCTACCTTATCGCGGAAAATCTTCTGGAAGCCGACATATACAGGAAACAGGTCCACGAACTCGACAACAAGGTTGAGGCTTCCCTGCAGATGGAACTCCATCTCGATATGGAGGACCTTATCGCCAAAACGGTTTCATGGATGCTGAAGCACATGGCATACGACAGGGTGAATTTCGATTTTATCGGGCAGTACAAGGACGTCATTAACAAATTCAGGGATAACCTCTTTATCAAGCTCGAAAGCATATGTTCTCTCGAAGAAGGGTGCATCGATAAAAAAGTGCAGGAGCTTTCAGCCAGGAACATCCCTGCCGACCTGGCAAAAACAATCGTCATACTCCCATACATGAAAGACATAATATCGATCATATCCATAAAAGAAGAGCGACACGCCGATTTCATCGAAACGGGAAATCTTTTCATCCTAGCTACTTCCCATTTACAGCTTGACTGGCTATACGAAGCTATCGAGAACTACCGCGCCGAAACGGTATGGGAGAAAAAAACGGTGGAAAATCTGGCGAGGGAGCTTGAGTCATACCAAGGGGCTCTTGTCCTGAAAATCCTCGAGTTCAAACGGAAGGATGAAACAATGGAAAAAGCATTCAGCAACTACATCATGGAGAGGGAAAAACAGGTCGCGAACTACCGTACTACCTTGACGAAGATACAGTCTGAAACACCAGGGAACCTCCTTGCTATCGCCGTACTCGTCCGCCAGCTCTCCGACATGCTCTAACCTTTTGCCAGAGCGGACCGATTTTCAGGATGATCCCGATGATAGAAGCAATACCCCGCTTAGCGCTTCAATAATTCATTGAAACTGCCGGTTCGATACCCTTCCAAATCAAGCACCACGAAATCGAACCCAAACGACTTTATCTCCCTGACAAGATCCTTTAGGCCCGGATGCGACGCCAGTTCCGTAATGCGGACAGGTGATACTTCTATTCGTGCAATCCCTTCGTGATAGCGCACACGCACCTGACCGAACCCTTCTCTCTTCAATGTCTCTTCCGCCTTTTCTATCCGCTTCAGTTTTTCATCTGTAATTGATGTTCCATACGGAAAGCGCGACGCAAGGCAGGCGGCGGCAGGCTTGTCCCAGTTCGGAAGTGAGAGCCTCTTCGCGTGGAACCTTATATCGTCCTTCGTCATGCCAGCTTCCATCAGCGGCGACCGAACCCCTCTCTCCGTTGCCGCTTTTCTCCCCGGACGGTAATCGCTGTTGTCGTCGGCGTTGGAACCGTCGCACACCACGCTGTACCCATCTTCTTCCGCTATCTTTCCAAGAATGCCGAATAGCTCCCCCTTGCAGTAAAAACATCTGTCCGGAGGATTTGTCGCAAATCCTTCTATCTGAAGTTCTCCCGATTCAATCACACGGTACGGAGCCCCTATCGTCCGCGCAATATCTATCGCGGCATTGAACTCCGATTCCGGATATGTGCTCGACCGTGCCGTAATCGCGAGGATCTTCGCTCCGTTCTCTCGGCTCCTGTCGTAGGCGGCCTTGAGAAGGAGTGTGCTGTCCACCCCTCCGGAATAAGCAATAACTGCGTCCCCTATCCCGTCAAGTATCTCCTCAAGTTTTTCGTACTTGTCCATCTATATGTCCAGACCGTCCCGCAATTCACGATATGCGGATGCTGATTCCGCATTTCCCGCAATTTTGAAAATGATTATCCAGAACCGGATTCCGAAAAAAAACATAAGCTTGAGCATTACGTTGTCAAATGTTGAATGATGTTTCTCGAAATAAGCAAGATAGCTCTTGAACTTCTCCTTGAGAACGAACGGCTTCACCTTCCGCGAACTGAAGCCGACAAAATGCTCTATCTCATAGGAAGGATCGAAAATCACTTCGTATCCGGCATTCTTTACTCTTCTACAGAGGTCGATCTCTTCGCAAAAAAGGAAAAAGCGCTCGTCAAACGCGCCTGTTTTCATCCAGGCCTCTCTCTTTATCATAAGGAAAGCGCCCGTGACCCAGTCGACCGCCGTTCTTTTATCATGCTGACTGAATTGCCCAAAGATATTTCCAAGGAAAAATGAAAATATTTTTTTTACAGCGGGCCGCTTCGCCAATTCACCCATTCTGAAAACAAAAAAGAACATAGTTACAAGATTCGGATATGTATACGCGGTGGACTGCACAGTTCCGTCAGGGAGAAGATTCTGGCATCCAAGCGCCCCTTCATTCTTGCCAGACTCAAAGCGATCAATCAGCCGTTCCATGCCTTCCGAAAGTATCTTTGTATCCGGGTTCAGGAAGAGGATAAAGCGCCCTTTGGAGACTTCGGCCCCCAGGTTACATCCTGCGGCGAATCCTGCATTTGTCTGACTGCTTACAAGGAGAACATTTTTTCGTATCCTTGCGGCCCTTTCGGAGCCGTCGCTGGAAGCGTTATCGACAACAATAGTTTCGTACTCGATAGCGGAAGAGCCCTCCCCAAGCCTCTGCTCTATTGACGCAAGGCAAGCTTCCAGCAAATCGCCGGCATTGTAGTTTACGATTACAATACTGAGTCGCAAGACGCCCTATTGGAACATTTTGATTTCTGCCTTGTCCTTAAGCTCTGTGAGGAACTCCTGAACCTTCTTTCCTCTTTCAATCATCTGCAACTGCGACATTATTTTGCTCTTCATCTCGGCAAAGGGAACAACGCTTGCCGGCTTCATTTCGACTGTCTCTATGTAGTGGAGTCCGAACCTGGTTCGCACCACTTTCCCTGGCTGGCCCGGCCTTAGTGAAAACGCGGCGTCCTCAAACTCCTTTACCATCGCCCCCCTTGGAAAGAATCCCAGGTCGCCCCCTTCCGGCGCGGATGGTCCCTGTGAACGTTTTTTCGCCACCTCAGTAAAGTTCTTTGTCTTCTTTACCTCTGCCACTATCTCCTGCATCTCCTTTTCAGCCTTTTCAACCGCTTCCTTCGGCGCGTCCGGCTCAAGCTTCAGGAGTATGTGCCTTGCCCTGATGGTTTCTGGAGATTTGAACATAGCGACATTCTGCTGGTAATACTTCATCGCTTCCATCTCTTCCACCTTTACCTTCGGGGATATCTCCTTTTCAAGTAAAAGCGTGATCATATACCCTTTTTCCAACTCATGTTTCAGGTTATCAAGCGTGATCTCCTGCTCGTTCAGTCTTTTCTTGAATTCCTCGTCACCTTCATACCTTTTCACTATTCTCTCGTATTCGGAGTTTAGCTTTTCATTGCTTATCTCGATATTCTGGGCGACAGCCTCCTGATAAAATATCTCGCTCCCTACAAGGTGTTCTATGATGTCTTTTTTAACCTTCTCCAGTGCTTCCGGGGTCAATTGCTGGCCCTGCATCTTCATCATTTCAATATTGCCCCTCAAGGCGCCGATGAACTTGTTCCGCTGTATTTCAGTTCCGTTCACCACGGCTATAACTTCGGGGAACTTCATCCCTTTTAGCGGGTCGACATCATCGCCCATGCCGCCGTGGGGCGACGAGGAAGCGTTCTGCCCATCGGCAGGCTTATAATCATATACAGCCAGCGATATCATACCTACCAGCAACAGTGCCGCGAGAACTCCAACCAATATCCTATTTTGCATCTATCTACTCCAAAAATTCCCTGATGGGGGGACGCCTACATATACATACCGCCGTTAACATGCAGTACATTACCAGTTATATAATCAGAAGCTTCTGATGCGAGGAACAGAGCTGCCTTCGCCACATCTTCAGGTTTCCCAAGCTTTCCCGCGGGGATCCCCCCAAGTATCGCATCCCTTGCCTTGTCATCCAGCTTGTCCGTCATGTCCGTGCTGATATAGCCGGGAGCTATAAGGTTCGCCTGTATATTGCGGGAGGCAAGTTCCCGCGCTACCGATTTTGTCAAACCTTCCAGGCCGGCTTTGGAAGCCGAATAGTTTACCTGCCCGGCGTTTCCCATTGATCCTACTACGGAGCCTATATTGATTATTTTCCCCGTTCGTTTCTTCAACATTATCTTCGATACCGCCCTGACCAGATTGAAGGCCCCTTTCAGGTTGATGTTGATCACGTCATCCCAGTCGGAATCTTTCATCCTGATAAGAAGTCCGTCGCGCGTAACACCCGCGTTATTTACAAGTATGTCGATGGTTCCGAATTTCTCCACACACTCCTTTACAGCGGCATCAGC from the Nitrospinota bacterium genome contains:
- a CDS encoding NAD-glutamate dehydrogenase; this encodes MAQKISPEKLMAHYPPSLVDSDSRTRDFNALWPEMEKLYDGENIDLFKSFSIIIFESYSDTVIQSMTPAMHYTKMKQYFDFFMTDLEVTSVDSLQLPGMLIGVEQPKKEMLNNSSTKMAYTEILIHTVDSPFIFENLNGYINLSRHQLITAILRVVTIKRENGKIKEILRQDEEGPKEVFIKFRISKIVNPNTIKTLKDELQATLKSLFLAVADFDNMVKSCTSIKDDLSNDKHDVNDAKETAEFIQWLVPANFIFMGMGCFELTIDKKSHRLAEIEEKRFGVFRDHHIMNAVYPGILEELKQKITKSEDRPYMMVLDFLSNSPRIIYHSEPVDAILIRQYNENKSRMTVSILLGRFSRGGLMTKSTDIPLLRKKLTRVLETEKVRPKSHLHRELYSFFQQLPKKELFYIDRESLGLLMSVATRLRSENEIHMILRQSRDYGYFVTTLVFSSKKYSVRNIKKVGEYLSALFNQKILYRLTSQSDIVSSLYFYFSLGSNGVPQIDLKNAIAELSDLITSWEDLLLHRLVERFGDPDAFKLYNKFIARLPEIYKQAVKPLEAVNDLYLLKELEKTETLQMDITMNSKTSAILRLFWNKELNLMKLIPTFSNLGINVKEEIAIPLVATEENRLYAQLLMIEDSEEEIKKIISLKPELIETIQHVIAKKVEDCPLNKLVLSAGLSWMQVDIVRAYQNFILQINPLVNPHSVTQVIVKYSHITKLAVNYFEERFDLKKGDISKLERLKGQYMGELEKVTDLSEDSILRLLLNVMENTTRTNFFKPKEEHFISMKIKSSGISIMPKPVPMAEIYVHTPFVEGVHLRGGKVARGGLRWSDRPDDFRTEVLGLMKTQMVKNAIIVPSGSKGGFVIKKFKFETREEKEIVFKKHYQTFIRGLLDLTDNIVEGKTVPPDHVKCHDAEDPYLVVAADKGTAMMSDAANEVSENFSFWLKDAFASGGSIGYDHKKFGITAKGAWECIKRHFRELGTDIQNESITVVGIGSMDGDVFGNGMLLSKKIKLVAAFSHIHIFIDPNPDPETSYKERQRLFETPRTTWGDYDRSKISKGGGVYDRTAKSIPISDEMKEKLGTSKNQMSGLELIRTILTMPVDLIYSGGIGTYFRATTESSSDVGDKANDSVRINAQKIRARVIGEGANLSLTQKARIEYAENGGILNTDSVDNSAGVDMSDHEVNLKILLEQLLEKGDLKDRIERDALFTKLGPEVAEMVLQDNYLQSHGISLDKKRSEKKFDLFCEYIDKTSSEGLIDREDEKIPDTDVLRGYPKKPGYMPRPVLSVLFGYEKIRIKKLIIESPIVDTAFAARYLFGYFPAQIRHDYEPHIAQHRLRKEIIATMICNRIVNQAGITFLHNLEETTNAKPWEILRAYLIAENLLEADIYRKQVHELDNKVEASLQMELHLDMEDLIAKTVSWMLKHMAYDRVNFDFIGQYKDVINKFRDNLFIKLESICSLEEGCIDKKVQELSARNIPADLAKTIVILPYMKDIISIISIKEERHADFIETGNLFILATSHLQLDWLYEAIENYRAETVWEKKTVENLARELESYQGALVLKILEFKRKDETMEKAFSNYIMEREKQVANYRTTLTKIQSETPGNLLAIAVLVRQLSDML
- the larE gene encoding ATP-dependent sacrificial sulfur transferase LarE, whose protein sequence is MDKYEKLEEILDGIGDAVIAYSGGVDSTLLLKAAYDRSRENGAKILAITARSSTYPESEFNAAIDIARTIGAPYRVIESGELQIEGFATNPPDRCFYCKGELFGILGKIAEEDGYSVVCDGSNADDNSDYRPGRKAATERGVRSPLMEAGMTKDDIRFHAKRLSLPNWDKPAAACLASRFPYGTSITDEKLKRIEKAEETLKREGFGQVRVRYHEGIARIEVSPVRITELASHPGLKDLVREIKSFGFDFVVLDLEGYRTGSFNELLKR
- a CDS encoding glycosyltransferase family 2 protein, yielding MRLSIVIVNYNAGDLLEACLASIEQRLGEGSSAIEYETIVVDNASSDGSERAARIRKNVLLVSSQTNAGFAAGCNLGAEVSKGRFILFLNPDTKILSEGMERLIDRFESGKNEGALGCQNLLPDGTVQSTAYTYPNLVTMFFFVFRMGELAKRPAVKKIFSFFLGNIFGQFSQHDKRTAVDWVTGAFLMIKREAWMKTGAFDERFFLFCEEIDLCRRVKNAGYEVIFDPSYEIEHFVGFSSRKVKPFVLKEKFKSYLAYFEKHHSTFDNVMLKLMFFFGIRFWIIIFKIAGNAESASAYRELRDGLDI
- a CDS encoding peptidylprolyl isomerase; this translates as MQNRILVGVLAALLLVGMISLAVYDYKPADGQNASSSPHGGMGDDVDPLKGMKFPEVIAVVNGTEIQRNKFIGALRGNIEMMKMQGQQLTPEALEKVKKDIIEHLVGSEIFYQEAVAQNIEISNEKLNSEYERIVKRYEGDEEFKKRLNEQEITLDNLKHELEKGYMITLLLEKEISPKVKVEEMEAMKYYQQNVAMFKSPETIRARHILLKLEPDAPKEAVEKAEKEMQEIVAEVKKTKNFTEVAKKRSQGPSAPEGGDLGFFPRGAMVKEFEDAAFSLRPGQPGKVVRTRFGLHYIETVEMKPASVVPFAEMKSKIMSQLQMIERGKKVQEFLTELKDKAEIKMFQ
- the fabG gene encoding 3-oxoacyl-[acyl-carrier-protein] reductase, which encodes MITGKTALITGASRGIGREIAATFAEAGANLFLAYQSTPMDETLKLVAERKNGCKVETFKGDVSDSGVADAAVKECVEKFGTIDILVNNAGVTRDGLLIRMKDSDWDDVININLKGAFNLVRAVSKIMLKKRTGKIINIGSVVGSMGNAGQVNYSASKAGLEGLTKSVARELASRNIQANLIAPGYISTDMTDKLDDKARDAILGGIPAGKLGKPEDVAKAALFLASEASDYITGNVLHVNGGMYM